The Bradysia coprophila strain Holo2 chromosome II, BU_Bcop_v1, whole genome shotgun sequence genome has a segment encoding these proteins:
- the LOC119067484 gene encoding probable N-acetyltransferase san codes for MTRASIELGDVTPHNIKQLKKLNTVVFPVTYNDKFYIDVLDAGELAKLAYYNDIVVGAVCCRIDTSENQRRLYIMTLGCLYPYRRLGIGSVMVNHILSYVEKDGNFDSIFLHVQVNNESAIEFYKKFGFEIVETKNHYYKRIEPADAHVLEKNLKNVKNCDSSGVAVTSNNTSDASKQNGIDSASNSHHNQSKATAVGATNDSH; via the exons ATGACTAG GGCCAGTATAGAATTGGGCGATGTGACACCACACAATATCAAGCAGTTGAAGAAACTGAATACGGTCGTGTTTCCCGTTACGTACAATGACAAATTTTATATTGATGTCTTGGATGCTGGCGAATTGGCTAAATTGGCTTACTACAATGACATCGTTGTCGGAGCGGTGTGTTGCCGAATAGACACATCGGAAAATCAAAGAAGATTGTACATAATGACGTTGGGTTGCTTGTACCCGTATCGTCGATTAGGAATCGGATCTGTGATGGTTAACCACATCCTAAGCTATGTGGAAAAGGACGGCAATTTCGATAGTATATTCCT TCATGTCCAAGTGAATAATGAGAGTGCCATAGAGTTCTACAAGAAGTTTGGATTTGAAATTGTCGAAACGAAGAATCATTACTACAAACGAATCGAACCAGCGGACGCGCATgtgttagaaaaaaatttgaaaaatgtaaaaaattgtgattCAAGTGGAGTGGCTGTGACGTCCAACAATACCAGCGATGCATCCAAACAAAATGGGATCGACTCTGCATCGAATAGTCATCACAATCAATCCAAAGCAACGGCTGTTGGTGCTACAAATGATTCGCATTAG
- the LOC119067508 gene encoding glycine-rich protein-like, translating into MKTFVFAFVIVALACVAVAEEEKKTEKRGLLGLGTYGGLGYGGYGLDHGLGYGHGLGYGSGLGYGHGVGYGHGLGYGHGLGYSGFGYGGYNGFAGDYGFGHGYAAPAVHAHALPLAHAAPLPIAHGFYGGHGLHY; encoded by the exons ATGAAGACATTC GTTTTTGCTTTTGTTATCGTCGCTTTGGCCTGTGTTGCCGTTGCtgaagaggaaaaaaagacTGAGAAACGAGGACTTCTTGGCCTGGGCACCTATGGTGGTTTGGGATATGGTGGCTATGGATTAGATCATGGATTGGGCTACGGTCACGGTCTGGGATATGGTAGTGGTTTGGGCTATGGTCACGGTGTGGGCTACGGTCACGGTTTGGGCTATGGACATGGACTCGGATATTCCGGTTTCGGATATGGGGGATACAATGGTTTCGCAGGAGATTATGGTTTCGGTCATGGATACGCTGCACCTGCTGTTCATGCTCACGCTCTTCCATTAGCTCATGCTGCTCCCTTACCGATTGCTCATGGTTTTTACGGTGGACATGGATTACATTACTAA
- the LOC119067491 gene encoding integrin beta pat-3-like produces the protein MNFYAVLLVFISVYVADSRTYAAITCGPDDIYLTNPADCGSYYQCSNGVPYLQHCAPTHSGSLVFDPSLNVCVQPSEYDCAKSVTITKSPETTTEPPETTTEPPEAPTDPPEVATQPPEITVEPTEGEAFGPCHGNSYFVNPDDCGSFFQCEDGVTNLIHCPLTHSGSLVFDPSLNVCVWPSEYDCTKSVTTTQPPETITEPPVTTTEPPETTTETPEPVEATTEAFGTCHGHTYLVNPDDCRSFYQCTNGVAELIHCPSTHDGSLVFDPSLNVCVWPSEYDCTKSVTTIEPPETTTEPPETTPDTFNPCHEFSHPTTCLSSPNNCSFCFDTCFRDGAVDMIRCDKYENLLKAGCHTFKLNRTEYDSVVKTSPNCSTWLPLEPGKKRKFSVTFSLEKHPLDLYYLMDFSGSMSDDKSNLITLSSGLLETLANLTDDFHIGFGTFVDKPISPFGARGDYSFHNDFPLTSETDGFVTKISDIPIKGGGDGPESHADALVQVVECSDQIGWRNNTRRVVLLATDIYFHIAGDGRRSNINDPYVDGCYLDSLGAYTEELTMDYPSVEQLANAYSKKQATTTAIFATGSSTVKFYEEVASQFKSAYVGVLKTDSSNVLELIKNEFAKIDSRMEIEKSDTTDSVSFKYFSNCMNSDDERETTICEHLPKTGEVTFVVEIDLAECPSDKDETGMKFDLNPVGLPIFIEVELSYLCD, from the exons atgaatttttacgcAGTTCTCCTTGTATTTATTTCGGTGTACGTAGCAGATTCGAGAACTTATG CTGCAATTACCTGTGGCCCGGATGACATTTATTTGACAAATCCTGCTGATTGTGGTTCATATTATCAATGTTCTAATGGAGTACCTTATCTCCAGCATTGTGCACCCACTCACAGCGGATCATTGGTTTTCGATCCAAGCTTAAACGTTTGCGTTCAGCCCAGTGAATACGATTGTGCGAAATCAGTGACAATAACAAAATCTCCAGAAACAACAACAGAACCTCCTGAAACAACAACCGAACCTCCAGAAGCTCCGACAGATCCTCCAGAAGTTGCAACACAGCCTCCAGAAATAACGGTAGAACCTACGGAAGGTGAAGCATTTGGTCCATGTCATGGTAACAGCTATTTCGTGAATCCTGATGATTGTGGCTCATTTTTTCAATGTGAAGATGGGGTGACTAATCTAATCCATTGTCCACTCACTCATAGTGGATCATTG GTTTTCGATCCAAGTTTAAACGTTTGCGTTTGGCCCAGTGAATACGATTGTACGAAATCAGTGACAACAACACAACCTCCAGAAACAATAACAGAACCTCCAGTAACAACCACAGAACCTCCAGAAACAACCACAGAAACTCCAGAACCTGTAGAAGCAACAACAGAAGCATTTGGTACATGTCATGGTCACACCTATTTGGTGAACCCTGACGACTGCAGGTCATTTTATCAATGTACTAATGGAGTGGCTGAACTCATCCATTGTCCATCCACTCATGATGGGTCTTTGGTTTTCGATCCAAGTTTAAACGTTTGCGTTTGGCCCAGTGAATACGATTGTACAAAATCAGTGACAACAATTGAACCTCCAGAAACAACAACAGAACCTCCAGAAACAACACCAGATACATTCAATCCTTGTCATGAGTTTAGTCACCCTACAACTTGTCTGAGTTCACCAAATAATTGCTCGTTCTGCTTCGATACCTGTTTCCGCGATGGTGCTGTCGACATGATTCGTTGtgataaatatgaaaatctaCTTAAGGCTGGCTGTCATACGTTCAAGCTTAATCGAACAGAATACGATTCTGTGGTAAAGACAAGTCCTAACTGCAGTACTTGGTTACCGTTAGAGCCTGGtaaaaagcgaaaattttcagtaacATTCAGCTTGGAAAAACATCCGCTAGACTTGTATTACCTTATGGATTTTTCCGGGTCTATGTCCGATGACAAATCAAATCTTATCACGCTTAGTTCAGGACTTCTCGAAACACTCGCAAATTTGACTGATGATTTTCACATTGGGTTCGGTACTTTTGTTGACAAACCAATATCTCCATTTGGTGCACGTGGAGA TTATAGCTTTCACAACGACTTTCCGTTGACTTCTGAGACCGATGGTTTCGTAACGAAAATTAGTGATATACCAATCAAGGGTGGTGGTGATGGGCCTGAGTCACACGCAGATGCTCTAGTTCAAGTAGTTGAATGTTCCGATCAAATCGGTTGGAGAAACAACACCAGACGAGTTGTTTTATTGGCTAcggatatttattttcatattgcgGGTGATGGA CGAAGATCCAATATAAACGATCCATATGTTGATGGATGTTATTTAGATTCCCTTGGTGCCTATACTGAAGAACTAACGATGGACTATCCGTCTGTAGAGCAACTTGCAAACGCTTACTCTAAAAAACAAGCCACAACAACAGCCATATTTGCAACCGGCTCCAGTACAGTAAAGTTTTACGAAGAAGTTGCTTCCCAGTTTAAGTCTGCATATGTTGGCGTTCTGAAGACAGACTCGTCAAATGTTCTCGAGCtaatcaaaaatgaatttgccaAAATTGACTCCAGgatggaaatcgaaaaaagtgATACGACGGACTCGGtttcgtttaaatatttttccaattgcaTGAATTCTGATGATGAACGTGAGACCACAATTTGTGAACATTTGCCGAAAACGGGTGAGGTTACCTTCGTTGTGGAAATTGATTTGGCAGAGTGCCCTTCGGACAAAGACGAAACTGGTATGAAGTTTGATCTGAATCCGGTTGGGCtgccaattttcattgaagtGGAATTGAGTTATCTATGCgattaa
- the LOC119067501 gene encoding pollen-specific leucine-rich repeat extensin-like protein 1, producing the protein MKPVILAVILFITYVLCDELNPNDNSNSTTETNKNKRGILGYHGYGHGLHYNIPHFHSSVHHVTPYAARFPTIYKNFHYPTGYALSHGGASVTSYNINYPKYSFHSPRPHLHVPVHSPIPRPLIPTPPVVIAPKPIVPVALPTFTSKPLIPIGIPAFSNRVPFIVSKPIPAPFHPHGIATSGIVPFGVPSQFIPVPVHPTINSFPAVASTPGSIPLPGSTYVTNTQPDPWHPILVNQQPAPTFATTPHIHRPAVNLLPPYGQTDQSHQAQLELQQDSFDSGYPEEQYAGRVSQLYLSPNPNSEKNQPLLQQPQFTEQDISQIAFDQQGQGRGFQFKYDPPSNNGQYTGPSSYEVELGSYTRAF; encoded by the exons atgaagccAGTGATATTAGCTGTGATTTTGTTCATAACTTATGTGCTATGTGATGAGTTGAATCCAAATGACAACTCAAATTCCACAACGGAAACGAACAAGAACAAACGGGGAATTCTCGGATATCACGGATATGGTCACGGTTTACATTACAACATACCACATTTTCACAGCAGTGTACATCATGTCACGCCATACGCTGCTCGATTTCCgacaatttataaaaatttccattacCCAACCGGTTATGCATTGTCGCATGGTGGTGCTTCGGTTACTTCGTACAACATAAATTATCCGAAGTATTCGTTCCATTCGCCCAGACCACATTTACATGTACCAGTTCACTCACCCATACCGAGACCATTGATACCGACACCGCCAGTTGTAATTGCGCCAAAGCCAATCGTACCAGTGGCACTGCCGACCTTCACTTCGAAGCCATTGATTCCAATCGGAATACCAGCATTTTCGAACCGTGTTCCGTTCATCGTATCAAAACCGATCCCGGCTCCCTTTCATCCACATGGAATAGCCACATCCGGAATCGTACCATTCGGAGTTCCATCACAATTCATTCCAGTTCCAGTACATCCGACAATAAACTCTTTTCCAGCAGTTGCTAGTACGCCAGGATCCATACCGTTGCCCGGTTCAACGTATGTAACTAATACCCAGCCAGATCCTTGGCATCCGATTTTAGTCAATCAACAACCAGCGCCGACATTTGCTACAACTCCTCACATTCATCGTCCGGCTGTAAATCTGCTACCACCATATGGTCAGACCGATCAAAGCCATCAAGCTCAATTGGAATTGCAACAAGACAGTTTCGATTCGGGATACCCTGAAGAACAGTACGCTGGACGCGTGAGCCAATTGTATTTGAGCCCGAATCCTAATTCTGAGAAAAATCAACCATTGCTGCAACAGCCACAATTCACCGAACAAGATATTTCGCAGA TTGCTTTCGATCAACAAGGTCAAGGGCGAGGCTTCCAGTTCAAATACGACCCTCCATCGAACAACGGACAGTATACAGGTCCTTCCAGCTATGAAGTTGAATTAGGCAGCTATACGAGAGCattctga
- the LOC119067516 gene encoding mitochondrial 2-oxodicarboxylate carrier isoform X2 → MSANPKPSVMKQAAMQITAGGSAGFIEVCLMHPLDVVKTRLQLQIKKPLGGGNTVYYNGVFDCFSKIARQEGILAVYKGIIPPILAETPKRATKFVCFEQYKTGLQKALGYDKATPLIYSLAGLGSGVTEAFVVNPFEVVKISLQADTAKTTSSPSTMIVAKEIIKRGGIGLNGLNKGLTSTIGRNGTWNLIYFGFYHSVKDSVPQCQNPTADFFRKTGIGFASGTIASIANIPFDVAKSRIQVYYECNNRETKIADLSLVSRQKKFDQRN, encoded by the exons ATGTCCGCTAACCCGAAACCTTCAGTTATGAAACAGGCAGCTATGCAAATCACTGCTGGAGGCTCAGCAGGATTCATAGAAGTGTGTTTAATGCATCCGTTAGATGTAGTGAAAACCAGGCTTcaattacaaattaaaaaaccaCTTGGCGGTGGTAACACA GTGTATTACAATGGTGTGTTCGATTGCTTCTCAAAAATTGCTAGACAAGAGGGTATACTGGCCGTCTACAAAGGAATTATTCCACCGATTTTAGCGGAAACACCGAAGCGAGCCACCAAATTTGTGTGCTTTGAACAGTACAAGACCGGGCTGCAGAAAGCTCTTGGATATGATAAAGCTACACCTTTA ATTTATTCGTTGGCAGGATTAGGTTCGGGAGTCACAGAAG CATTCGTTGTGAATCCATTTGAGGTAGTAAAAATATCACTGCAGGCTGACACAGCAAA AACGACTTCTTCGCCATCAACAATGATCGTTGCCAAGGAAATTATTAAACGCGGAGGCATCGGTTTGAATGGACTAAATAAAGGCCTCACCTCGACAATCGGTCGTAATGGAAcatggaatttaatttattttggctTTTACCATAGCGTGAAGGACAGTGTTCCCCAGTGTCAG AATCCAACCGCTGATTTCTTCCGCAAAACTGGAATTGGTTTCGCTTCAG GTACAATTGCTAGCATTGCTAATATACCGTTTGATGTGGCAAAATCAAGAATTCAG GTATATTATGAATGCAATAACCGCGAAACAAAAATCGCTGATTTATCATTGGTAtcgcgacaaaaaaaatttgatcaaagaaattaa
- the LOC119067516 gene encoding mitochondrial 2-oxodicarboxylate carrier isoform X1 produces MSANPKPSVMKQAAMQITAGGSAGFIEVCLMHPLDVVKTRLQLQIKKPLGGGNTVYYNGVFDCFSKIARQEGILAVYKGIIPPILAETPKRATKFVCFEQYKTGLQKALGYDKATPLIYSLAGLGSGVTEAFVVNPFEVVKISLQADTAKTTSSPSTMIVAKEIIKRGGIGLNGLNKGLTSTIGRNGTWNLIYFGFYHSVKDSVPQCQNPTADFFRKTGIGFASGTIASIANIPFDVAKSRIQGPQPVAGEIKYKTCMKTIFIVAREEGFGALYKGLVPKVMRLGPGGAIMLIAYDYVYEFLQHQFP; encoded by the exons ATGTCCGCTAACCCGAAACCTTCAGTTATGAAACAGGCAGCTATGCAAATCACTGCTGGAGGCTCAGCAGGATTCATAGAAGTGTGTTTAATGCATCCGTTAGATGTAGTGAAAACCAGGCTTcaattacaaattaaaaaaccaCTTGGCGGTGGTAACACA GTGTATTACAATGGTGTGTTCGATTGCTTCTCAAAAATTGCTAGACAAGAGGGTATACTGGCCGTCTACAAAGGAATTATTCCACCGATTTTAGCGGAAACACCGAAGCGAGCCACCAAATTTGTGTGCTTTGAACAGTACAAGACCGGGCTGCAGAAAGCTCTTGGATATGATAAAGCTACACCTTTA ATTTATTCGTTGGCAGGATTAGGTTCGGGAGTCACAGAAG CATTCGTTGTGAATCCATTTGAGGTAGTAAAAATATCACTGCAGGCTGACACAGCAAA AACGACTTCTTCGCCATCAACAATGATCGTTGCCAAGGAAATTATTAAACGCGGAGGCATCGGTTTGAATGGACTAAATAAAGGCCTCACCTCGACAATCGGTCGTAATGGAAcatggaatttaatttattttggctTTTACCATAGCGTGAAGGACAGTGTTCCCCAGTGTCAG AATCCAACCGCTGATTTCTTCCGCAAAACTGGAATTGGTTTCGCTTCAG GTACAATTGCTAGCATTGCTAATATACCGTTTGATGTGGCAAAATCAAGAATTCAG GGACCACAACCAGTTGCCGGTGAAATTAAATACAAGACGTGCATGAAGACCATTTTTATTGTGGCGAGAGAAGAGGGTTTCGGTGCACTGTACAAAGGACTGGTGCCGAAAGTGATGCGTCTGGGCCCGGGTGGAGCGATTATGTTGATTGCATATGATTatgtttatgaatttttacaGCATCAGTTTCCGTAG
- the LOC119067529 gene encoding uncharacterized protein LOC119067529 — MRNSLLILVTCILQQISLNLGTILVVRPIPECITVDQFNKAAGILCENRKNTTLWQQLVDCHVPMSEEYLRKSSAAICPVPRLVDPTDSSKCITEVFLNFCTLGAGPNFLDRFLGEYCYVYGGKIGDVSVLGHSRQVHLSKQKYGDDITCNVGKCILNMGLNL; from the exons atgagaaattccTTACTGATACTGGTGACGTGCATTTTACAGCAAATCAGTCTGAATTTAGGAACTATTTTGGTGGTTCGACCAATTCCTGAATGTATAACTGTCGATCAATTCAACAAAGCCGCCGGAATTCTATgtgaaaaccgaaaaaatacGACTTTATGGCAACAGCTAGTTGACTGTCATGTACCGATGTCCGAAGAG TACTTGCGTAAAAGCAGTGCAGCTATTTGCCCCGTGCCACGTTTAGTCGATCCAACCGATTCATCCAAATGCATCACGGAAGTATTCTTGAATTTTTGCACCTTGGGTGCAGGACCAAATTTTCTGGATAGGTTTCTG GGCGAGTATTGCTATGTATACGGCGGAAAAATTGGAGATGTTTCCGTGCTGGGGCACAGTCGCCAAGTACATCTTTCCAAACAGAAATATGGCGACGATATAACTTGCAATGTTGGG aaatgCATCTTGAATATGGGTTTGAATCTATAG
- the LOC119067535 gene encoding 39S ribosomal protein L17, mitochondrial has translation MNQAEVTKLMSQLRVAIPLRPRKLSSPKGPEGRLLKLRKTVTALLKHERIEMNYDRAHEARGYAERLISDAIRHGDCHKATMDVATYWVLEKQLVHKLFKVLVPRFANCQVSYTRMYKAPREYPGPKTEHKRAILELRGNPYPSVKPDLSANRGLIHNVLFDEAKKQYRHEKYAEIAAKLTADSKTLVESKESVVNGSQTGEADSVDSKEVDKKA, from the exons ATGAATCAAGCGGAAGTAACGAAACTTATGTCCCAGTTGCGTGTTGCCATACCGCTTAGGCCTCGCAAACTAAGTAGTCCTAAAGGTCCAGAAGGGCGATTATTAAAACTGAGAAAAACCGTAACTGCTTTGCTGAAACATGAACggattgaaatgaattatgATAGGGCTCACGAGGCCCGAGGATACGCCGAACGG TTAATATCTGATGCGATTCGGCATGGTGATTGTCATAAGGCCACAATGGATGTGGCTACATATTGGGTGCTGGAGAAGCAATTAGttcataaattgttcaaaGTGTTGGTTCCGCGATTTGCCAACTGTCAAGTGTCTTATACCCGCATGTACAAAGCACCCAGAGAGTATCCCGGTCCCAAAACCGAACACAAGCGAGCGATACTGGAACTTCGTGGCAATCCGTATCCATCGGTCAAACCAGATTTATCCGCAAATCGTGGACTCATTCACAACGTGCTATTTGATGAGGCAAAAAAGCAGTATCGACATGAGAAATATGCGGAAATTGCTGCGAAGCTGACGGCTGATAGTAAAACGCTTGTTGAATCGAAGGAATCAGTTGTTAATGGATCACAAACGGGAGAAGCGGATAGTGTAGATTCGAAAGAAGTCGACAAGAAAGCATAG